The nucleotide window GGCAGTTCTGAAGAGACGAAGCAGGTAGGAGAGTCGGCGTGAGCTTGAGGATCGTTGTCTGTGTGAAGTACGTGCCCGACGCCACCGGCGACCGGCACTTCGCCGAGGATCTGACCGTCGACCGTGACGATGTGGACGGTCTGCTCTCGGAGCTCGACGAGTACGCCGTCGAGCAGGCCCTGCAGATCAAGGAAGCCGCGGACGACGCGGAGATCACGGTGTTGACCGTGGGCCCCGAGGACGCCAACGACGCGCTGCGCAAGGCGCTGTCGATGGGCGCCGACAAGGCCGTCCACGTCGAGGACGACGACCTGCACGGCACCGACGCGCTCGGCACCTCGCTGGTGCTCGCGAAGGCCATCGAGAAGACCGGCTACGACCTCGTCGTCTGCGGTATGGCCTCCACCGACGGCACGATGGGTGTGCTGCCCGCGCTCCTCGCCGAGCGGCTGAACATCCCTCAGGTCACCCAGCTCTCCGAGGTCTCCGTCGCCGACGGCAAGGTCACCGGCCGCCGGGACGGTGACACCGCCAGCGAGCAGCTGGAGGCAGCGCTGCCGGCCGTCGTGTCGGTCACCGACCAGTCGGGCGAGGCGCGTTACCCCTCCTTCAAGGGCATCATGGCCGCCAAGAAGAAGCCGGTGGAGTCCCTGGACCTGGAGGACCTGGAGATCGAGGCGGACGAGGTCGGCCTCGAGGGTGCCTGGACCAAGGTCGACGACGCCACCGAGCGTCCGGCCCGCACCGCGGGCACGATCGTCAAGGACGAGGGCGAGGGCGGCAAGCAGCTCGCCGAGTTCCTCGCGGGCCAGAAGTTCATCTGAGCCGCAGCCCTTACCCCCGCCCTCATTCTTCCCGCAGGAGAGCAATCCCATGGCTGAAGTCCTTGTCTACGTCGACCACGTGGACGGCGCCGTCCGCAAGCCCACCCTCGAGCTGCTCACCCTCGCGCGCCGCATCGGCGAGCCGGTAGCCGTCCACCTCGGTGCCCACGCCGACGAGGCCGCGAAGGTGCTCGCCGAGCACGGCGCGGTCAAGGTGCTGGCCGCCGATGCGCCCGAGTTCGCCGAGTACCTCGTCGCCCCCAAGGTCGACGCGCTGCAGGCCGCCTACGACGCGGTCTCCCCGGCCGCCGTGCTGCTGCCGTCCTCCGCGGAGGGCAAGGAGATCGGCGCCCGCCTCGCGGTCCGCATCGGCTCCGGCATCATCACCGACGCCGTCGACGTCGAGGCCGGCGACGAGGGCCCGGTGGCCACGCAGTCCGTCTTCGCGGCCTCGTACACCACCAAGTCCCGCATCACCAAGGGCACTCCGGTC belongs to Streptomyces sp. NBC_01454 and includes:
- a CDS encoding electron transfer flavoprotein subunit beta/FixA family protein — encoded protein: MSLRIVVCVKYVPDATGDRHFAEDLTVDRDDVDGLLSELDEYAVEQALQIKEAADDAEITVLTVGPEDANDALRKALSMGADKAVHVEDDDLHGTDALGTSLVLAKAIEKTGYDLVVCGMASTDGTMGVLPALLAERLNIPQVTQLSEVSVADGKVTGRRDGDTASEQLEAALPAVVSVTDQSGEARYPSFKGIMAAKKKPVESLDLEDLEIEADEVGLEGAWTKVDDATERPARTAGTIVKDEGEGGKQLAEFLAGQKFI